In the Phycisphaerales bacterium genome, ACGGCGAAACGCGACCTCGCCGAACTGCGGGAGCGCGGTCTGATCGAGTTCGTGGCAAAGCCGGCGCCCGGGCACTATCGTCTCTTATGCCCGGTCTCAGGCTGATTTGCGGGCGATGTCGGCCAGTTGGAGCAGATGCGGCGGCATTGACGATCCGAATGCGTCCACATACCGTTCGACCATCGAGGCGACCGGTTCAAACGAGTGCCAGTCGCCCCGATGAACCCAGAACAACGCCCGCCTCGGTCGACGAATCGATGGCGTAGACGATCCCCCCAACTCACCGCGATGATGTCGTTGACGGCCAGGGCCGCGCTCCTCCCCCCTCCGAGAAGCGCTCCCACGGACGCGATCAATGCGAGTCTGCTGCCCATTTCGTTTCTCAGGACGCCTGCCCCGACAGTCGCACTCCCTCGGGCTCGGCGCGGTTCCACTCGTGGCCGCATCTCGGGGGCGTTAGAGTACCCGATTCTTGCCTCGGCTGCCATCCGGCGGATGCGGGCCCTTGTTGAAGTTCAGCGGTGAACGCTGTCCGGTCCGGCGGGGCGGAAGCGGCGGGCGATTTCTGGATCGCCGCGCCGCGGCCGGTCGATGAAGGCCGCAGGCTGGAGGCCGACCCTTCCGAAGCGCGAACGCCCGGGACCGGCCGGCAAAGCCCGTTGGTACACTCCGCGCGGTGGCGACCCAAGATCAAGACAACGCGACCGCCCCGGCCCCTGTCCCCAAGTCCGGGGCGGCGCGGGGGCTCGTCGCGGCCACCTGGGTCGTTTCCGGCCTCACATTCCTGTCCCGCATCGCCGGGCTGGTTCGCGACGCGGCAAACTCGCGGACGTTCGGCTCCGGGCCGGACTTCGGTGCCTTCACCTTCGCGTTCCTCATTCCCAATCTGTTCCGGCGGCTGTTCGGCGAGGGCGCGCTGAGCGCTTCATTCCTGCCGCGCTACACGAACCTGCTCGATGAAGATCCCGGCAAGGCGCGGGCGTACGCCCGGCTCGTGATCGGATCGACGGCGCTGGCGCTGACGGCGATCACGGTGATCGTCGAGGTTGGTCTTGCGCTGCTCTGGCTGCAATGGCGCGATCAGCCGGACCTCTCGACGCGCGTGCTCGCGGTCGAACTGACGATGCTCACGTTCCCGTACATGCCCATGGTGTGCGTCACGGCGCTGCTGGGCGCCGTGCTGCAGGTGCACCACCGCTTCGGTCCGACCGCGGCGTCGCCGATCCTGCTCAACCTGGGCATCATCATTCCGACGATCGGCACGTGGTGGTACTCGACCACGCATCCGGAGTTCGACCGCACGCGCGGGCTCTACTTCGTCTGCGTGGCCATTCTGATCTCGGGCGTCGTGCAGATCATCTGGTCGCTGTGGGCCCTGCGCGATGCGCGGACCCAGGCGCCCCGCCCCAGCCGCGCTCAGATGGACGAGAGGCGAGCCGATCTTCGGGATACCTGGCGCTTCGCGCTGCCGATGATCCTGGGCCTGGGCGTGCTGCAGCTGAACACCTTCTTCGACGGGCTCATTGCCTCGTACCCGTTCCTCGTCGGACCGACGCTGCTCGGCTTGGATTACCCGCTCGACGGCCATTCCGCAGCCATTGTCGGGTACGCGCAGCGTCTCTACCAGTTCCCGCTGGGCGTGTTCGGCATCGCCGTCGCGACCGCGATCTATCCGGCGCTGGCGCGCACCGCACGAGCGGATGGCGAATTCGCCGAGGTCGTGCGACACGGGTTGCGGCTGACGATCTTCATCGGCCTGCCGGCCACGATCGGGTTGATGTTCGTCGCCACGCCGATGACGGCGGTCATCTATCACGGCGGGCAGTTTCCGGCGCAGGACGTGTTGCGCGTGGCGCGCGTCCTGCTGGCCTACAGCCCGGCGGTGTGCGCCTACTCGATCATTCACGTGCTGACGCGAGCGTACTTTGCCCGCGGCGATTCGATGACGCCCGTGCGCATCTCGCTGTGCATGGTCGGCTGCAATCTCACGCTCAACCTGCTGCTTATCTGGTGGCTCGGCGAGGCCGGGCTCGCCGCCTCTACCTCGATCTGCGCAATCATGCAGGTGCTGCTGCTGGTGCGCGGTGCGCGGCCGGTCGCCGATGACGCACTCATGGGCCATCTGGCTCGCATTGCGTCGGCGACGCTGGTGATGACCGTAGTGCTTGCCGCGTTGCGCACCGTCTGGCCCAGCGACTCGGGGGATTGGTGGGCGTCGCTGCGCGAACTCGCTGCGTTCACGACTGCGGGCGTTGCGGCGTATCTGCTTGCGGCCCGGCTGCTGAAGCTCGAAGAGTGGCGCTGGCTCGTGCAACGGGAGAGCGGCGTTGAGGGTTGATCCCCGCTGACGAGACTACCGTTACAATCCCCCATGAAATCGCTCAAGGATCGGGTCATCTGCATCGTCGGCGCCAGCAGCGGCATCGGCCGCGCCACCGCCGTCGAGTGCGCCCGCGCCGGCATGCAGGTGGCGGTCGCGGCCAGACGGATGGATCGCCTTGAGCAACTCAAGGACGAACTGGCTGAGCATCGCTGCGAAGCCCTGGCGCTGCGCTGTGACATCTCGTGCGAGACGGAATCAGCCGAATTGATCGATCGATGCCGTGAGCGGTTCGGACGGGTGGACGCGGTTCTGGCCAACGCGGGTTACGGCCACGAAGGCTCCATCGTGGACCTCTCGGATGAGGCGCTGCGACAGATCTTCGAAGTGAACTTCTTCGGTACGGTGCGGATCGCCCGAGCCGCCGTCGAGGCGTTCCGCCGGCAAGGCAACGGCCATCTGCTGATTACGAGCAGTTGCCTGTCGCGCTTTACGCTGCCTTATTCGGCGGCATACAGCGCGACCAAGGCCGCCCAGACGCATATGGCGCGAGCGCTTCGCCTGGAACTTGAGCACGAGGGGATCGACGTTTCGGTGATTCACCCGATCACGACACGAACAGAGTTCTTCGACACCGCCTGCGACGTCGCCGGAGTGGAGCGGCGCGGCCTTCCCAAGCACTCGCCCAGGCTGTTCATCCAGCCGCCTGAGCGCGTTGCACGGGCGATTGTCAAGTGCCTGCGCCGGCCGACGCCCGAGGTGTGGACGAGCCACATCACCCGTCTTGCAGCGGGGGTGATGGTTGCGTTTCCGTCGTTCCATGACTTTTGCGTTCGTCGCGAACTGGCGCATCGCCGCTCGTTCACGACCAGCGAGGCTGTGACCCCGCCGCCGGCCAAATCAGGGCCAAATCCCGCCTCCTGAAGGGCGTATCACGCCTGCTTCTGTTGATGGCGCCGGGCAGTTCGCTACGATAGCAGTTCATTCCGGCTGCACCGATCGCCAGCGCCGTTGCTGGATGAGCCGTGCCTTCTTCTCGCCCCGCAGCCGCTCACCGAGCCCCTTACCTTCAGCAGGTCCATTGCACATGGCCAAGAGCGCAAAACCCATGAAACGATCCACCACGCGTTCCTCCACCCGCAAGGGTTCCCGGAAAGTCAAGCACAACAAGCCCGCCGCGACGAAGATGGTCTACTTCTTCGGGCGCAAGCAAACGGACGGCAACGCGAAGATGAAGCCGCTGCTCGGCGGCAAGGGCGCCAATCTCGCCGAGATGACCTCCATCGGCCTGCCCGTTCCGCCGGGCTTCACGATTACGACGGAGACCTGCGACGCCTACTACAAGGCCGGCCAGACCTTGCCCGGCGGCCTCATGAAGCAGGTGCACGAGGGCATCGCGTTCATCGAGAAGGAAACGGGCAAAGAGTTCGGCGGGGCGCGCAATGCGCTGCTCGTTTCGGTGCGCAGCGGCGCCGCCATGTCGATGCCGGGCATGATGGACACCATTCTGAATCTCGGCCTCAACGACGAAACCGTGAAGGGCCTTGCGGCCGACACGGGCAACGAGCGCTTCGCCTACGACGCCTATCGCCGGCTCATCAACATGTTCGGCGACGTGGTCAAGGGCGTGGATCACGAGCACTTCGAGCACGCGTTCGACGCGATCAAGAAGAAGTATGACGCCAAACTCGACACCGATGTGCCAACGGAGGGCATCAAGGAACTCTGCGAGGCGTACAAGGCGGTGTACGAGCAAGGGGTGGGCAAGCCCTTCCCGCAGGACGCGGTGGAGCAGTTGACCGAGGCCATCGAAGCGGTGTTCGGGTCGTGGAACAAGCACTCCGCCATCACGTACCGCCGAAAGGAAGGCATCAGCGGGCTGCTAGGCACGGCGGTCAACGTGCAGGCGATGGTCTTTGGCAACATGGGCGAAGACAGCGGCACCGGCGTCGCCTTCTCCCGCAACCCCTCCACCGGCGAGAATGACTTCTACGGCGAGTTTCTCGTCAACGCCCAGGGCGAAGACGTCGTCGCCGGCATCCGCACGCCGCGACCCGTCGCGGAGATGAAACTCTGGCGGCCGGAGATCCACAAACAGTTGCTCGGCGTGCGCAAGCGGCTCGAAGCGCACTACCGCGAGATGCAGGACTTTGAGTTCACCGTCGAGCGCGGCAAGTTGTACATGCTGCAGACGCGCACGGGCAAACGCACCGGGTTCGCCGCGGTGCGCATCGCCGTGGAGATGGTCAAGGAGAAGTTGATCAGCAAGGAGGAGGCGATCGCTCGCGTGCCGGCGGGCGATCTCATTCAACTGATGCTTCCGAGTTTCGATCCGGCAGCCAAGAAGAGCAACCAGGCCATCGCCACCGGTCTGCCGGCGTCGCCCGGTGCGGCCGTGGGCAAACTGGCCTTCACGGCCGAAGAGGCGGCGGTGCGAACCGCCAAAGGCGAAAGCGTCATTCTCATCCGCAAGGAAACGAGCCCGGAGGACGTCGAAGGCATGCACGCGGCCGCGGGCATCCTGACGAGCACGGGAGGGATGACGAGCCACGCCGCCGTGGTGGCGCGCGGCTGGGGCAAGTGCTGCGTCGCCGGCGCGGGGGCGATCCACATCGACGCCAAGGGACGCAAGGCTGAAGTGGGCGGCCGCACGCTCGGACCCGACGACGTTATCTCGATCGACGGCTCGACGGGCGAAGTGTTCATCGGCGCCCTTCGACGCGTCGAGCCCACGCTCGAGGGCCCGCAATCGCAACTGCTCGCGTGGGCGGACAAGATCCGCCGCATGGGTGTGCGGACCAACGCCGACACGCCCGATGATGCGCGCAAAGCCCGCGAGTTCGGCGCGCAGGGCATCGGCCTGTGCCGCACCGAGCACATGTTCTTCGAGGGCGAGCGGATCAAGTCCATGCGGCAGATGATTCTCGCGGACAACCTGGCGGATCGCCAGGCCGCCCTGGCCAAGCTGCTCCCCTATCAGCGCGACGACTTCATCGGGATTTTCACCGCGATGGACGGCCTGCCCGTCACCGTCCGCCTGCTCGATCCGCCGCTGCACGAGTTCCTGCCGCACGAGGAGGCGCAGCAGCGCGAACTCGCCCGCGAGGCGCACGTCACCCTCGAACACATCCAGCGGCGCGTCGAACTTCTGCACGAAGCCAATCCGATGCTCGGGCATCGCGGCTGCCGCCTTGCCGTGACCTACCCCGAAATTCTCGTGATGCAGGTGCGGGCCATCACCGAGGCGGCGATCGACTGCATCCGTCGCGGCGTCGATGCGCGGCCGGAGATCATGATCCCGCTCGCGGGCACGCAGAAGGAACTCGAACTGCTCCGCCGCCTCACGCTCGAGACCATCGACCTCGTCTTCGCCGAGCAGCAGTACAAGAAGAAGCTGCGCATTCCCGTGGGCACGATGATCGAAGTGCCGCGCGCCGCGATCACCGCCGACGAGATCGCCACCCAGGCGGATTTCTTCAGTTTCGGCACCAACGACCTCACCCAGATGACCTTCGGCTTCAGCCGCGATGACATCAATACGTTCCTGCCCGATTACCTGAACAAGGACATCCTGCCGGTCGATCCGTTCCAGACGATCGACGCGGGCGGCGTGGGCGTGCTGGTCGAGATGGCGTGCACGAAAGGACGCGCGGTCCGGCCTGATCTGAAACTCGGCATCTGTGGCGAACACGGCGGCGATCCGCAGTCGGTCTACTTCTGCCACCGCGTCGGCCTGGACTACGTCAGTTGCTCGCCGTTCCGCGTGCCGATCGCGCGTCTGGCGGCGGCGCAGGCCGTGGTCAGGGAGCAGACGGCGGCGTCCAACAGCAAGGTCGCGAGCATTCGCGACGGCGCTAAGGGCAAGTCGAAGTCAAAGTCGAAGAAGCAGGCCAAGGCGCGCGATGGCCGCGTCGCCCGGCGCAAATAAGCGCGCCCGTCAACCATCAGTATCTTCAGCCGGCTCTGCATCAGGTGCGGAGCCGGCCCGCTTTTCCCGCTGCAGTCTGGCCTCACGAGCCTTGGTCGCCTGCTCGTAGAGACCCCACTGCATGACGAGCTGCGGCCCGACGTCGAGCGCGAGTTGGGCCCAGATCTCCTCCAGCTGCCCGGCGTTTTCCTCGGCGATGCGCCGCTCCGTCCACTCCACGCCGTTGGTCACGCTCTTGAACATCGAGTTCATGATGCGCCACTCGTAGTCGGTCTGCGGCATCTGCGAACTCAACCCCGGAATGTACTCGGGCAGGTGAAAGTACCACTTGCCGTCTTCCGCTTGACGGATGAGAATGCCCACACCGAAGGCCGGCTGCCCGTCGATGGTGAGCGCGTACGTCTCATCATCGACGTAGATGGTGCTCACCCGCGCCATCTCCCGATCCATGGTGCCGAATGGATCGGCGATGATGAGCGTCATTCGATCCCGCCACTGCTCGCCACTTCGGGAGGTTCGGCCGGAGGCGGCAAGCTTTTCGCTGCCCGCCTCGGCCGCCCTGGCGAGCAAGCCTTCGACTTCATTGGGGTACTTTTCCTGAAGCGTCTCGGAGAGTTTGTACAGACGATCGAAAAGCGGGCCGAGCCGATCGAGCAGTTCCTGCATCTTCGGGTCCTGCGCGCGAATGAGCGACGGGATCTGGCGCACGTTGCCGTCCTTGAGCATGTCCGCCAGCGACTGCACCGTTGCATCCGCTGAGGCCTGGCTGTAGGATCGCCTGCGGCAGCCGGGCAGTGCCAGGCACGCCAGCAGGCCGGCGACGACTACCAGGTAGACCAAGCTGCTTCGGGTGCGCATGTGCAATCTCACTTCCCGCCTGATCTACCGCCGCGCCGGGCTGTAGATGCACGGCCGCAGCGGAATGCCTCTGCGCGGGTCAGCCCGTCATTGAAGGATAC is a window encoding:
- a CDS encoding SDR family NAD(P)-dependent oxidoreductase; its protein translation is MKSLKDRVICIVGASSGIGRATAVECARAGMQVAVAARRMDRLEQLKDELAEHRCEALALRCDISCETESAELIDRCRERFGRVDAVLANAGYGHEGSIVDLSDEALRQIFEVNFFGTVRIARAAVEAFRRQGNGHLLITSSCLSRFTLPYSAAYSATKAAQTHMARALRLELEHEGIDVSVIHPITTRTEFFDTACDVAGVERRGLPKHSPRLFIQPPERVARAIVKCLRRPTPEVWTSHITRLAAGVMVAFPSFHDFCVRRELAHRRSFTTSEAVTPPPAKSGPNPAS
- a CDS encoding pyruvate, phosphate dikinase, whose amino-acid sequence is MAKSAKPMKRSTTRSSTRKGSRKVKHNKPAATKMVYFFGRKQTDGNAKMKPLLGGKGANLAEMTSIGLPVPPGFTITTETCDAYYKAGQTLPGGLMKQVHEGIAFIEKETGKEFGGARNALLVSVRSGAAMSMPGMMDTILNLGLNDETVKGLAADTGNERFAYDAYRRLINMFGDVVKGVDHEHFEHAFDAIKKKYDAKLDTDVPTEGIKELCEAYKAVYEQGVGKPFPQDAVEQLTEAIEAVFGSWNKHSAITYRRKEGISGLLGTAVNVQAMVFGNMGEDSGTGVAFSRNPSTGENDFYGEFLVNAQGEDVVAGIRTPRPVAEMKLWRPEIHKQLLGVRKRLEAHYREMQDFEFTVERGKLYMLQTRTGKRTGFAAVRIAVEMVKEKLISKEEAIARVPAGDLIQLMLPSFDPAAKKSNQAIATGLPASPGAAVGKLAFTAEEAAVRTAKGESVILIRKETSPEDVEGMHAAAGILTSTGGMTSHAAVVARGWGKCCVAGAGAIHIDAKGRKAEVGGRTLGPDDVISIDGSTGEVFIGALRRVEPTLEGPQSQLLAWADKIRRMGVRTNADTPDDARKAREFGAQGIGLCRTEHMFFEGERIKSMRQMILADNLADRQAALAKLLPYQRDDFIGIFTAMDGLPVTVRLLDPPLHEFLPHEEAQQRELAREAHVTLEHIQRRVELLHEANPMLGHRGCRLAVTYPEILVMQVRAITEAAIDCIRRGVDARPEIMIPLAGTQKELELLRRLTLETIDLVFAEQQYKKKLRIPVGTMIEVPRAAITADEIATQADFFSFGTNDLTQMTFGFSRDDINTFLPDYLNKDILPVDPFQTIDAGGVGVLVEMACTKGRAVRPDLKLGICGEHGGDPQSVYFCHRVGLDYVSCSPFRVPIARLAAAQAVVREQTAASNSKVASIRDGAKGKSKSKSKKQAKARDGRVARRK
- the murJ gene encoding murein biosynthesis integral membrane protein MurJ, whose product is MATQDQDNATAPAPVPKSGAARGLVAATWVVSGLTFLSRIAGLVRDAANSRTFGSGPDFGAFTFAFLIPNLFRRLFGEGALSASFLPRYTNLLDEDPGKARAYARLVIGSTALALTAITVIVEVGLALLWLQWRDQPDLSTRVLAVELTMLTFPYMPMVCVTALLGAVLQVHHRFGPTAASPILLNLGIIIPTIGTWWYSTTHPEFDRTRGLYFVCVAILISGVVQIIWSLWALRDARTQAPRPSRAQMDERRADLRDTWRFALPMILGLGVLQLNTFFDGLIASYPFLVGPTLLGLDYPLDGHSAAIVGYAQRLYQFPLGVFGIAVATAIYPALARTARADGEFAEVVRHGLRLTIFIGLPATIGLMFVATPMTAVIYHGGQFPAQDVLRVARVLLAYSPAVCAYSIIHVLTRAYFARGDSMTPVRISLCMVGCNLTLNLLLIWWLGEAGLAASTSICAIMQVLLLVRGARPVADDALMGHLARIASATLVMTVVLAALRTVWPSDSGDWWASLRELAAFTTAGVAAYLLAARLLKLEEWRWLVQRESGVEG